In Vicingus serpentipes, the following are encoded in one genomic region:
- a CDS encoding glycosyltransferase family 4 protein codes for MKVLQICSKPPVPSIDGGCKAMNNITEGLLSNNIRVKVLTISTAKHPFLPEKISADYIEKTNIEHFFIDTRVKPISALLNLCKSNSYNLSRFYCKKFEELIVSTLDKEEFEVIILEGLFVSGYIDSIRKNTKAKIVFRAHNVEHEIWERNTQNERKGIKKIYLKKLADQLKVQEIEVLKNVDVIASITQRDKQQIELLGCETKVKVIPFGINVSNYLKAKTESKFTFFHIGSMDWTPNQIGIKWLLNNVWGNILSSNNDLVLKLAGKNMPEWLLKLNQKNVEIVGQVEDAIDFINQNQVMIVPLFSGGGMRIKIVEGMALGKTVIATSIALEGIDYVPNKNVIVANKKEEFITAINWCLKNKEEAKQIGENALQLIHEKYDNNQIIKDLISLF; via the coding sequence ATGAAAGTACTTCAAATATGTTCAAAGCCACCTGTTCCTTCTATTGATGGAGGTTGTAAGGCTATGAATAATATTACAGAAGGATTACTTTCTAATAATATTCGAGTAAAAGTTTTAACAATAAGTACTGCTAAACATCCATTTTTACCAGAAAAAATATCTGCAGATTATATTGAAAAAACTAATATAGAGCATTTTTTTATAGATACAAGGGTTAAGCCTATTAGTGCTTTATTAAATTTATGTAAATCTAATTCATATAACCTCAGTCGTTTTTATTGTAAGAAATTTGAAGAACTAATAGTTTCAACATTAGATAAAGAAGAATTTGAAGTAATAATTTTAGAAGGTCTCTTTGTCTCGGGATATATTGATTCAATTAGAAAAAACACAAAGGCTAAAATCGTTTTTAGAGCCCATAATGTAGAACATGAAATTTGGGAAAGAAATACTCAAAATGAACGAAAAGGGATAAAGAAGATTTATTTAAAAAAATTAGCAGATCAACTAAAAGTTCAGGAAATAGAAGTTCTTAAAAATGTTGATGTGATTGCTTCAATTACCCAAAGAGATAAACAGCAAATAGAATTGTTGGGTTGTGAAACAAAAGTTAAAGTTATCCCTTTTGGAATTAACGTCTCAAACTATTTAAAAGCAAAGACTGAATCTAAGTTTACTTTCTTTCATATAGGAAGCATGGATTGGACTCCAAATCAAATTGGGATTAAATGGTTGTTGAATAACGTTTGGGGTAATATTTTGTCTTCTAATAATGATTTAGTTCTAAAATTAGCTGGTAAAAATATGCCAGAATGGCTATTGAAACTTAATCAAAAAAATGTAGAAATAGTTGGACAAGTTGAAGATGCGATTGATTTTATTAACCAAAATCAAGTGATGATAGTACCTTTGTTTTCTGGTGGAGGAATGCGAATTAAAATCGTAGAAGGGATGGCATTGGGCAAAACTGTAATAGCAACATCTATTGCATTAGAAGGTATAGATTATGTCCCAAACAAAAATGTAATAGTTGCAAATAAAAAAGAAGAGTTTATAACTGCAATTAATTGGTGTTTAAAAAACAAAGAGGAAGCAAAACAGATTGGAGAAAACGCACTCCAATTGATTCATGAAAAATATGATAATAACCAAATTATTAAAGACCTAATAAGTTTATTTTAA
- a CDS encoding LptF/LptG family permease codes for MKKASLFIIKSFIGPFIMTFFIALFVLLMQFIWLYIDDMLGKGLEWYVIAELLMYASASLVPLAMPLSILLASLMTFGNLGEHFELVSFKAAGISLQKVMQPLIVLVSILSIGAFFFANNVIPVANLKFYSLFHDIRSQKPAFNILPDVFYNEIDGYVIRVKGKEIREEGDLLKDVMIYNHTENQGNRQLTIADSAIMKMSNDKSYFSIKLFNGIDYQEKYEGRRDKIYPLSRFIFEEHEMRIDMSGFKMDRTDEELFKEDYRMLNLDQLANKTDTLKKYQNKRTDEFFLSIHNSYLINDTLTKKTDNDSLIYASMNELINTFSKEEKQQVYSIALNAARTNKGRASAAMVEMDYQQENLLNIQIEWHRKFTFSIACLIMFFIGAPLGAIVQKGGLGMPVVISVVFFLLFWILSMMGEKSAKEMVIEPYQGMWLATAVLFPLGIFFTYKATTDSAMFNLDSYLSFFKKLFKKKK; via the coding sequence TTGAAAAAAGCATCATTATTCATCATAAAATCATTTATAGGTCCATTCATAATGACCTTTTTTATAGCTCTATTTGTATTGCTTATGCAATTTATATGGCTATACATTGATGACATGCTGGGTAAAGGTTTGGAATGGTATGTTATAGCAGAATTATTAATGTATGCTTCCGCTAGCTTAGTGCCTTTAGCAATGCCGCTATCAATATTGTTAGCTTCTTTAATGACTTTTGGAAATTTAGGAGAGCATTTTGAATTAGTCTCATTTAAGGCGGCTGGAATTTCATTACAAAAAGTAATGCAACCTTTAATTGTTTTGGTTTCAATCTTGAGTATTGGAGCTTTTTTCTTTGCAAATAATGTTATTCCTGTAGCTAATCTAAAGTTTTATTCATTGTTTCATGATATTAGATCTCAAAAGCCAGCATTTAACATATTACCAGATGTATTTTATAATGAAATAGATGGTTATGTGATTCGTGTAAAAGGAAAAGAGATAAGGGAAGAAGGGGATTTGTTAAAAGATGTGATGATTTATAATCATACTGAAAATCAAGGCAACAGACAATTAACAATTGCAGATTCTGCAATTATGAAAATGTCTAATGATAAAAGTTATTTTTCGATAAAGCTTTTTAATGGTATAGACTATCAAGAGAAGTATGAGGGGAGAAGGGATAAGATTTATCCGTTGTCACGTTTTATTTTTGAAGAACATGAAATGAGAATTGACATGTCTGGTTTTAAAATGGATAGAACAGACGAGGAGCTATTTAAAGAAGATTATAGGATGCTGAACTTAGATCAGCTTGCAAACAAAACTGATACTTTAAAAAAGTATCAGAACAAAAGAACTGATGAGTTCTTTTTATCAATTCATAATTCATATTTAATAAACGATACTTTAACAAAAAAAACAGATAACGATAGTTTAATCTATGCTTCGATGAATGAATTAATAAATACATTTTCTAAGGAAGAAAAACAGCAAGTTTACAGTATTGCTTTAAATGCTGCACGTACAAATAAAGGAAGAGCTTCTGCAGCAATGGTTGAAATGGATTATCAGCAAGAAAATTTGTTAAATATTCAAATAGAATGGCATCGGAAATTCACTTTTTCAATAGCTTGTCTAATTATGTTTTTTATTGGAGCGCCTCTTGGTGCAATTGTTCAAAAAGGTGGCTTGGGAATGCCGGTAGTTATATCAGTTGTATTCTTTTTATTGTTTTGGATATTGTCTATGATGGGAGAGAAGAGTGCTAAAGAAATGGTGATTGAACCATATCAAGGAATGTGGTTGGCAACTGCTGTTTTGTTTCCTTTAGGAATTTTCTTTACCTATAAAGCAACTACAGATTCTGCGATGTTTAATTTAGATTCATATCTTTCTTTTTTTAAGAAACTGTTTAAAAAGAAAAAATAG